One region of Nothobranchius furzeri strain GRZ-AD chromosome 16, NfurGRZ-RIMD1, whole genome shotgun sequence genomic DNA includes:
- the si:ch211-136m16.8 gene encoding enolase-phosphatase E1: MDQESTFARVERTLWTVWCYFTEAVNRFIRTQEAGPSSSDPADGEPPDSEHTQDNTEDSHGGGISEVQLLPSISLLSSSASVVAWTVGTSDSKSEEGDTQKRRGHESKGSDGGKATRQEHVDQTGNDRAQLLAIEKETTNQLKREETENEESYTSERVKVTSEDNQVTGDNGDVLDEEKSEGVCTRTAEEVRVITGEEGEEENSAEELNTCMFQVSSEAGFQPSICDGDDVIVIRQEVGGEDDQTEDETAQMEEEDINEVANNQAKGEEEKQENSSRMTTDGYDEATLSTHCSEDAVQTTQENAEKFVDKGEKVVVTVTRSTSLSDVSAAGTNLDQIIVDEGEMDVERLSGKVHNKESRWENDCATSLVTVKPEGLKTEQEASRESKNIPQVAIEGQDPALNETIPKACEETQEGVPEHNNELGSDENKTQSFLERGNYGEIRNSQLPEEVEKEEQASLKNSGMGADYLLEEEQDLAVEELTGNLHFAQETEEPPVGVGNLECKEEEVECLDTSMKTEIKPSDKDETCSNSVDETNKDLQEAAELGNNQDETSNSLEVNVEMTETHFCQESMKSIEPSGDESFSLAKEIPDSGVLQLIESKLSDDSAVETQSVGADTEERDYTDEAEEEICVTGEELIISQEDKETPLTEQSESSPNPEAQATITQPSVETDQEDKIETITDTDAVESGATESKDLPAMPVEDTEHPSQPEEQHDQDTSSSIRGQEDVIDEEILDLWIEAAMSNDSSQEEEPQTDTMKDQMEEELCEMLPEESEQMPSSVSSTETSLSNLDFGFLDQSSVDVQTPKPEDTGSLEDVRDTLATVSESASSSELSEDNSESRAVMKEETGESVESFLRGKESARGTEQMDSQEENQLTEKPETAGEENSSGTEAETKAGGRDTEEGDEMSLVEGIDQNEEKMFGISVELRVTEPRLTLLEETAFWTELCSGSEDKQRSEDAPDHRWSLPALSRGHVAARQTASEDQSQLDAPVLDITVQKSRIAVKNPKARPPKNPRSLIHKPSAEPAPSTHVLVKDPPAVPLGGLGIGIKLPGFGAGLPVLKKTQTSVEVENSQDTQIQEPETQTEEKSEGVKPKWKPPGHPGFGIPLMSELKTKLKKTPKE, translated from the exons CCCAGCAGCAGTGACCCGGCTGACGGTGAGCCTCCAGACTCCGAACACACACAGGACAACACAGAAGATTCCCATGGAGGAGGAATCAGTGAGGTGCAACTTCTTCCCTCCATCTCTCTGCTCAGCTCATCTGCATCAGTTGTTGCCTGGACAGTTGGCACAAGCGACTCTAAGTCTGAGGAAGGAGACACACAGAAAAGAAGAGGCCATGAGAGCAAAGGCTCTGATGGCGGTAAAGCCACCAGACAGGAACACGTCGACCAAACAGGAAATGACCGAGCACAGCTGCTGGCTATTGAAAAGGAAACAACAAATCAACTCAAACGAGAAGAAACTGAGAATGAAGAATCCTACACTAGTGAACGAGTCAAAGTGACCAGTGAAGATAACCAGGTTACAGGAGATAATGGAGATGTTCTGGATGAAGAGAAAAGTGAAGGAGTTTGCACCAGAACAGCAGAGGAGGTCCGCGTGATCACAGGGGAGGAAGGAGAAGAGGAGAATAGTGCAGAAGAGTTGAACACTTGCATGTTTCAGGTGAGCTCTGAAGCTGGATTTCAGCCTTCAatctgtgatggtgatgatgtcatTGTTATTAGACAAGAGGTTGGGGGTGAAGATGATCAGACAGAGGATGAGACAGCTCAGATGGAGGAAGAAGACATCAATGAGGTTGCAAACAATCAGGCGAAAGGAGAagaggaaaaacaggaaaacagcagcagaatgacCACAGATGGCTATGACGAGGCAACTCTATCAACTCACTGCAGCGAGGACGCCGTGCAGACAACACAAGAAAACGCAGAGAAGTTCGTAGATAAAGGAGAGAAAGTGGTGGTCACTGTTACACGCAGCACCTCTCTCTCAGATGTGAGTGCAGCAGGAACGAATCTAGATCAAATCATTGTTGATGAAGGTGAGATGGACGTGGAGAGGCTCTCCGGGAAAGTCCACAACAAAGAGAGCCGCTGGGAAAATGACTGTGCCACCTCCTTGGTTACAGTAAAACCCGAAGGACTGAAGACTGAACAGGAAGCAAGCAGAGAGTCCAAAAATATTCCCCAGGTTGCAATCGAAGGCCAGGATCCTGCGCTGAACGAAACGATTCCCAAAGCATGCGAGGAAACACAAGAGGGGGTTCCTGAGCACAACAATGAGCTCGGGTCAgatgaaaacaaaacacaaagcTTCTTGGAGAGAGGAAATTATGGGGAAATCCGCAACAGTCAATTACCAGAAGAGGTGGAGAAGGAGGAACAGGCGAGCCTTAAAAACAGTGGCATGGGAGCAGACTATTTACTGGAGGAGGAACAAGATTTAGCTGTGGAGGAGCTCACTGGAAATCTGCACTTTGCACAAGAAACAGAGGAACCCCCCGTCGGAGTGGGAAACCTGGAGTGCAAGGAGGAAGAGGTTGAGTGTCTGGACACCTCAATGAAGACGGAGATCAAACCTTCAGACAAGGACGAGACCTGCAGCAACTCAGTAGATGAGACAAACAAAGATCTGCAAGAAGCTGCAGAACTTGGAAATAACCAAGATGAAACATCAAATTCCCTCGAGGTGAATGTAGAAATGACAGAGACACACTTCTGTCAAGAATCCATGAAATCCATCGAACCCAGCGGTGATGAGAGCTTTAGTTTAGCAAAGGAAATCCCTGATTCTGGGGTTTTGCAACTAATTGAATCTAAGTTATCTGATGACAGCGCTGTAGAAACTCAATCCGTTGGGGCTGACACTGAGGAAAGAGATTACACTGATGAAGCGGAGGAAGAAATCTGTGTTACAGGAGAGGAGCTTATAATCAGTCAGGAAGACAAAGAAACACCCCTGACTGAACAGTCGGAGTCATCTCCAAATCCTGAGGCACAGGCGACAATAACTCAACCTTCTGTCGAAACAGACCAGGAAGATAAGATCGAGACAATAACGGACACTGATGCTGTTGAGTCAGGGGCAACAGAATCCAAAGATCTTCCTGCAATGCCAGTGGAGGACACAGAACATCCATCCCAACCAGAGGAGCAGCACGACCAAGACACGAGCAGCTCAATCAGAGGACAAGAAGATGTCATCGATGAGGAAATCCTAGACTTGTGGATAGAGGCGGCAATGTCCAACGATTCCAGCCAAGAGGAAGAGCCTCAAACTGACACAATGAAAGACCAGATGGAGGAAGAGTTGTGTGAAATGTTACCAGAGGAGTCCGAGCAGATGCCTTCATCAGTCAGTTCCACAGAAACGTCTTTGTCAAATTTAGACTTTGGATTTTTGGACCAGTCTTCTGTTGATGTTCAGACCCCGAAACCTGAAGATACTGGATCACTTGAAGATGTGCGTGACACCCTGGCTACTGTGTCAGAATCAGCCAGTTCCTCTGAACTTTCAGAAGATAATTCTGAATCTCGAGCTGTCATGAAAGAGGAAACAGGGGAATCTGTAGAGTCTTTTCTGAGAGGGAAGGAGTCAGCCAGAGGGACCGAACAAATGGATTCACAGGAGGAAAATCAGCTCACTGAGAAACCTGAGACAGCAGGAGAGGAAAACTCATCTGGGACGGAGGCTGAGACGAAGGCAGGGGGGAGGGACACTGAAGAAGGAGATGAAATGTCACTGGTTGAAGGCATTGATCAAAATGAAGAAAAGATGTTTGGAATATCAGTCGAACTCCGAGTTACTGAACCCAGGCTGACTTTGTTAGAGGAGACAGCATTTTGGACAGAGCTTTGTTCTGGATCTGAGGACAAGCAGCGTTCAGAGGATGCACCAGACCACAGATGGTCCTTACCCGCACTGAGCAGAGGTCATGTGGCAGCAAGGCAGACAGCATCAGAGGATCAGAGTCAG CTAGACGCGCCGGTGCTGGACATCACAGTGCAGAAGTCACGCATTGCTGTCAAAAACCCCAAAGCGAGGCCCCCTAAAAACCCCCGCTCCCTGATACACAAGCCTTCAGCTGAGCCAGCTCCCTCCACTCATGTGCTGGTCAAAGATCCTCCCGCTGTGCCTTTAGGTGGATTGGGGATTGGGATCAAACTACCTG GGTTTGGAGCAGGTCTTCCTGTTTTAAAGAAGACTCAAACATCTGTGGAAGTTGAGAATAGCCAGGATACTCAGATACAG GAACCTGAAACGCAAACAGAAGAGAAAAGTGAGGGTGTGAAACCAAAGTGGAAGCCACCAGGACATCCagg ATTTGGAATTCCACTTATGTCTGAACTTAAGACCAAACTAAAGAAAACGCCCAAAGAGTGA
- the LOC107387968 gene encoding proteoglycan 4 has product MASETARQTSLIQEDPPADECRENVPPEVSVATTLKVQPENEMSSPVRLCEGTRPGSNINTLSTPTLSGGHGGKARSQLSGIQSAVTPVLKRLNIDNKCPNPLKHGNSPHPSSPFYPVEVSTAHRESKGDFWRQIWAKEAPFSLIEEESLPEISSLELTYLHLTANDSVLPQGSTATFSDETHQIQVSVGESGGSSEVPQLTATTTSADLRTKSASALAGILDTEITLLDVSYNNDLSPVGQISSLDIIRDIPACHYLNDSNTLPEPSRRIESQPSSSNVFLNKDVSSTSMQSPKCAAERTIRMSLEVTRDISVGSTLENGTFSSETSGQKMQTSHTSDEDKVVPQPANITHDISASSGNSSSKEIPSDVCLHSGPKEVNNLVETKNEENQTCCDTKSTNKMSQQSPEPAASANDTFTVPSSNMTASSDSSTSASCSGKNTLDLPTVNNPTAESETKNQAESVAKTSFVVNQSSFSEKKNFEKSSLQKSSGGSTLEAAAVGFENLTFDCKAPSQRNGTITLSEISLTDGHHTLDKPSSPKVCNLTTSLNRNDSEENPKELPRHEAMPPPGAEEKPGDTLEVTPALEGVSGDDGGDAKHLSQSGLPVRDGSSDTPNNQSVDAVSNKTPEFNLDKTLDFRVDLLITSTPMTSCKSFNVGSIREAAHKKLYEAGPSKPADAAVSDIPPNIVGDRKTFMRQPAVGTLRPPSRVAPQSSMSRRGSTVPGRLEKMSAGLPLKHSRIQEAAGKPSAAMEEPRRNAGTSGSYNLKSLTAASRKLPPDLQRPPSSTIPRLTTGQRLPTARTHTLASSGPAVPNPVVKQPQGKKHPFPKGEALPVSKKKKTEAPASPGDSASKVKTLKRPVIGQTSAPTKVQRNDAEMPTAGTSGTSTSCDRPSKFRALKPPGANQRAPLATSQSHGCAKCMVLQEELKLKSEEVQRLNEELLKYRKPDDC; this is encoded by the exons ATGGCCAGTGAGACAGCAAGGCAAACGTCCCTTATTCAAGAAGATCCTCCGGCAGATGAATGCCGTGAAAATGTTCCACCTGAAGTTTCTGTGGCTACAACGCTGAAAGTTCAGCCTGAGAatgaaatgagttcccctgtgAGGCTGTGTGAAGGAACCAGACCTGGATCTAATATTAATACTTTATCAACACCAACTCTGAGTGGTGGGCATGGAGGCAAGGCAAGGTCACAGCTATCTGGGATACAGTCTGCTGTCACCCCAGTTTTAAAACGCTTAAATATCGACAACAAATGCCCGAACCCTTTAAAACATGGGAACAGTCCTCACCCATCATCTCCTTTTTACCCCGTGGAGGTTTCTACTGCACATCGAGAATCAAAAGGAGACTTCTGGAGACAAATCTGGGCTAAAGAGGCTCCTTTCTCCCTGATTGAAGAGGAGAGCTTGCCTGAAATTTCCTCGCTTGAGCTTACCTACTTACACTTAACAGCAAACGATTCAGTCCTCCCTCAAGGTTCAACTGCAACATTTAGTGATGAAACCCATCAAATTCAAGTGAGTGTTGGAGAAAGTGGTGGATCTTCTGAGGTACCACAGCTGACCGCCACGACAACGAGCGCAGACCTCCGTACCAAGAGTGCTTCTGCATTGGCGGGGATACTAGACACTGAGATCACTCTGCTTGATGTTTCGTACAACAATGATCTCTCACCGGTTGGTCAGATTTCGTCTTTGGACATTATTCGTGATATTCCCGCGTGTCATTATTTGAATGACAGCAACACTTTGCCAGAACCAAGTAGACGGATTGAGTCACAACCCAGCAGTTCAAACGTGTTTCTAAACAAGGATGTGTCGAGTACGAGTATGCAATCCCCAAAGTGTGCAGCAGAAAGGACTATCAGAATGTCCCTGGAAGTAACTCGTGACATTTCTGTGGGTAGTACCTTGGAAAATGGCACATTTTCATCAGAGACTAGTGGACAGAAAATGCAAACATCTCACACATCAGATGAGGACAAAGTTGTCCCCCAACCTGCAAATATTACTCACGATATAAGCGCCTCTAGTGGTAACAGTAGTTCAAAGGAAATCCCGTCTGATGTGTGTCTGCATTCTGGACCCAAAGAGGTCAACAATCTTGTAGAAACAAAGAATGAAGAGAACCAGACCTGCTGTGACACCAAGTCAACCAACAAGATGTCACAGCAAAGTCCAGAACCCGCAGCATCAGCCAACGACACGTTTACAGTCCCGTCTTCCAACATGACTGCTTCTTCTGATTCTAGCACCTCTGCTTCCTGTTCTGGGAAGAATACGCTAGACCTTCCAACTGTAAACAATCCAACCGCAGAATCTGAGACCAAGAATCAAGCGGAGTCGGTTGCCAAAACATCCTTTGTTGTAAATCAAAGCAGCTTTTCTGAAAAGAAAAACTTTGAAAAATCCTCTCTTCAAAAAAGCAGCGGGGGCTCTACTTTAGAAGCTGCTGCCGTCGGCTTCGAGAACCTCACGTTTGACTGTAAAGCCCCCTCTCAGAGAAATGGCACGATCACTCTGTCGGAGATCAGCTTGACTGATGGTCATCACACTTTGGACAAGCCCTCCTCTCCTAAAGTCTGTAATTTAACCACCAGCCTAAATCGCAATGATTCAGAAGAAAACCCCAAAGAGCTGCCGAGGCACGAGGCCATGCCGCCGCCAGGGGCGGAGGAAAAACCTGGTGACACTTTGGAAGTCACACCTGCTCTGGAAGGCGTTTCTGGAGATGATGGAGGTGACGCCAAACATCTGTCGCAGTCGGGTCTGCCTGTAAGGGATGGTTCTTCCGACACGCCAAACAACCAAAGTGTGGATGCCGTGAGCAACAAAACACCCGAGTTCAATCTGGATAAAACTCTGGATTTTAGAGTAGACCTTTTGATTACTTCAACACCGATGACCAGCTGTAAAAGTTTTAACGTTGGCTCAATCAGAGAGGCGGCTCACAAAAAGCTTTATGAAGCTGGTCCCAGTAAGCCTGCTGACGCGGCGGTATCGGATATCCCACCCAACATAGTCGGTGACCGAAAAACCTTCATGAGGCAGCCTGCTGTTGGAACCCTTCGCCCGCCTTCAAGAGTTGCTCCCCAGTCGTCAATGAGCCGGCGGGGATCCACCGTCCCTGGACGCCTGGAGAAGATGTCGGCCGGCCTGCCTCTGAAGCATTCCAGAATCCAAGAGGCTGCTGGGAAACCCTCTGCTGCTATGGAGGAGCCTCGGAGG AACGCTGGGACTTCAGGATCATACAACCTGAAGTCTTTAACAGCAG CTTCCAGGAAGCTTCCTCCTGACCTGCAGAGACCTCCATCTAGCACCATCCCACGACTGACAACAGGACAGCGATTACCAACGGCCAGAACACACACGCTAGCATCCTCAGGACCTGCAG TTCCCAATCCTGTGGTGAAGCAGCCACAGGGAAAGAAGCACCCATTTCCAAAGGGAGAAGCTTTGCCCGtgtcaaagaagaaaaaaacag AGGCCCCAGCATCTCCTGGTGATTCTGCAAGCAAGGTGAAAACCCTAAAGCGGCCTGTCATTGGTCAGACGTCTGCCCCTACTAAAGTCCAAAGGAATG ATGCTGAGATGCCAACAGCAGGAACCTCTGGAACCTCAACATCATGTGACAGACCCAGCAAATTCAGAGCTTTGAAACCACCcggagccaatcagagagctcctTTGGCGACCTCCCAAAGCCACG GTTGTGCCAAATGTATGGTCCTCCAAGAGGAACTCAAGCTAAAGTCAGAAGAAGTGCAGAGGCTGAATGAAG AGCTGCTCAAGTACAGAAAACCAGACGACTGCTGA